The DNA sequence ACCGTGGTGAGCACCAGCGTTCCCGGCAAGGCCGCCATCGACGGGGGCAGCAAGACCTTCTCCAGCGACAAGTTCCTCTCCGGGGACGGCGTGGGCATGGGCCACGTGATGGGCGACCCGGGCACTGTGGTGGAATATCTCTCCGAAGAGCACGGCCATCTCGTGTTGGCCAACGCCGCCAGAAAATACCGGGTCGGGGACCGGATCCGGGTCATTCCCAACCATGTCTGCGCCTGCGTGAACATGCACGACCGCATCTACGGAATCCGGGACGACGAAGTGGTGACCGAATGGCAGGTGAGTGCCCGGGGCGCCGTGCAGTGAGCCGAACCGGGCCGGGACACCGTCTGACGCCCCGGCGGTGAGGAGATTCGAGCATCGTGGAGCCCGCCCGAGAACTCCTGTATCTGTCGCGCGAGGACATCGAGGGAATCGGTCTTTCAACGGCCCGCATCGTCGAGGCGGTGGAGGATTCCCTGGTCCAGAAAGAATCGGGGAACGTGGAGATGCCGCCGAAGCCGGGCATCCATACCCGGCCCGGAGCGTTCATCCACGCCATGCCGGCGTACATCCGAACCACGGGAGCCGCCGGATTGAAGTGGGTCGGCGGGTATCCCGGAAACTCGGCCCGCGGCCTTCCCTACATTACGGGCCTCATGATCCTGAACGATCCGGAGTCCGGAGTGCCTCTGGCGGTGATGGACGCCACCTGGATCACGGCCATCCGGACCGGTGCGGCCACGGCGGTGTCGGCACGGCATCTGGCCCGCCGGGACTCCCGGACGGCCGCCATCCTTGGGTGCGGTGTCCAGGGCCGGTCCAACCTGGAGGCGCTGAAGGTGGTCCTCCCCGAACTCCGGGACATCCGTGTCTACGACGTCCGGCTGGAAGCGGCGCACGCATTCGCCCGGGAGTGTGTGAAACGTCACGAACTCTCCTGCACGGTCTGCGCCTCCCCCCGGCAGGCCGTCCGGACCGCAGACGTGGTGGTCACTGCGGGCCCCATGCCGAGTCCGCCCGCACCCGTGATCGAGCCGGACTGGCTCGCGGACGGGGTCTTCGTCTGCGTCCTGGACTTCGACGCCTACGTGACCCCCGCGGCCTTCCACGCCGCCGACCTGCTGGTGACGGACGACGTGGCGCAGTTCGACTACTATCGCAGCGTGGGGTATTTCAAGGGTCTCCCCCCCGTGCTTTCCGAGTTGTCAGACGTGGTTCGGGGACGGGGAGGACGCCGGCGGGAGGAGCAACGGATCATATCCGTCAACCTGGGACTGGGCGCGGAAGACGTGGCCACGGCCCAATTGATCTACACGAGTGCATTGGACCAGGGAGCGGGGACCGTCCTTCCCCTCTGATCCGATGAGATAAGAAAGGAGCATCGCAATGGTTCTGACTGCATCGACCATGTTGGGTCTCGGCACCGAGGCCCCGGACTTCCAGTTGCCGGACGTGACGACGGGTGAGACCGTTTCCCTGGACGACTTCTCGGGGAACAAGGCCCTGTTGGTCATGTTCATCTGCAAGCACTGCCCTTACGTCGTTCACGTCCAGGAGGAGCTGGCCCGCTTGGGGAACGAGTACCGGGCCCGGGACGTGGGCGTCGTGGCCATCGGCTCCAACGACGTGGACGCCTACCCGGGAGACGCCCCCGGCGAGCTGAAGAACATGGCCCGGGAGCACGGGTTCCAGTTCCCCTACTGCTTCGATGAGTCCCAGGCGATCGCCAAGGCCTACACGGCGGCCTGCACGCCGGACTTCTTCCTCTTCGACCAGGACCGGCGCCTGGCCTATCGCGGCCAGTTGGACGACAGCCGGCCCGGAAGCGGCGCGCCGGTGACCGGCGAAGACCTGAGAGGAGCCCTCGACACGGTCTTGGCCGGGGATACCCCCGATCCGGAACAGCAGCCCAGCCTGGGTTGCAACATCAAGTGGAAGCCGGGGAACGAGCCGGCCTACTTCGGAGTCTGATCCGAACCTGATCCGGGGGCCGGCGGTGAATCCGGCCCCCTCTCGCCGACGCGCTCCAGCCCTTCTTGGGCGTACCGGTTATCCGGGTTCATGCTCACGGCGCGGCCGTAGTGCGCCCGGGCGGCGTCCCGGTCCCCCTCCAACTCCGCCAGGTAACCCAAGGCAGCCCAGTTGTAATCGTCATCCGGGTCGAGGGACACCGCGGCCCGGAACGATTCACCGGCCTTTTCGACTTGGCCGTCCCGGAGCAGCGCGACTCCCAGGTTGTAGTGGGGACGCGCTTTTCCGGGACTCTTGGCCACAGCGTCGCGCCAGAGCAACAGGTCGTCGTTCCAGATCCGGTTGCGCGCCAGCGTCGGCGGAATCAGCAGGATCGCCAGCATCCCGATGCCCACCCATTGCACAAGGTTCGGCCAGCCTCTATTGGTCCGGCGGGGAAACAGCAACCAAGCCGCCGCCAGGGCGAATCCGGCCGCCGGCAGGTAGAGTCGTTGCTCACTGAAGGGATCCAGATTGGGCACGACCCAGGTCGGCAGGCTGAAGGCCAGGATCCAGAGCAGTCCGATTCCAGGTGTGGAGCAGCTCCGGCGGGAGCCGAGCACCGCGGTCGCCACAGCGAGCAGCGCGGTTGCCGAGATCACCGTCAGCAGCAGGTTCGGCTCGGGGACCTGATGGTCCAGGTTCAGGTCGGCCGGCCAAAGAAACAGCCCCAGACCCTTCCAGAACATCACCGGCTGCAACAACCAGTAACCGACCGGATCGGGATGGTTCCACGCCATTCCCGCCGGCGAGTACTTGACCAGCGACCAGCCCAGGGCCAACCCGTTGGCAATGGACAATCCGGCCCACCACCTCCATCGGTCCCGATTCACCACCCAGAGAAATGGAAGCAGCATGGCGGCTTCCGCGCGGCTCCAGAGCGCCAGTTGGAAACAGAGGGCCGCCGCCCACGGCCTGCGCGCCGCCAGCAGGAGCGC is a window from the Acidobacteriota bacterium genome containing:
- a CDS encoding thioredoxin family protein, translated to MVLTASTMLGLGTEAPDFQLPDVTTGETVSLDDFSGNKALLVMFICKHCPYVVHVQEELARLGNEYRARDVGVVAIGSNDVDAYPGDAPGELKNMAREHGFQFPYCFDESQAIAKAYTAACTPDFFLFDQDRRLAYRGQLDDSRPGSGAPVTGEDLRGALDTVLAGDTPDPEQQPSLGCNIKWKPGNEPAYFGV
- a CDS encoding tetratricopeptide repeat protein; the encoded protein is MGLVDSPGATRIAGSALILITGAVYLNSFPAAFHFDDYALILESSLVTERFEYGAFLEQYGGRPLTLWTFHLNYLVSGPQAWAFHLVSLLLHLAVVLLLFLLILERFRNLGLALTTALLFGLHPIQTQAVNYVWARSVLLMSGFGLAALLLAARRPWAAALCFQLALWSRAEAAMLLPFLWVVNRDRWRWWAGLSIANGLALGWSLVKYSPAGMAWNHPDPVGYWLLQPVMFWKGLGLFLWPADLNLDHQVPEPNLLLTVISATALLAVATAVLGSRRSCSTPGIGLLWILAFSLPTWVVPNLDPFSEQRLYLPAAGFALAAAWLLFPRRTNRGWPNLVQWVGIGMLAILLIPPTLARNRIWNDDLLLWRDAVAKSPGKARPHYNLGVALLRDGQVEKAGESFRAAVSLDPDDDYNWAALGYLAELEGDRDAARAHYGRAVSMNPDNRYAQEGLERVGERGPDSPPAPGSGSDQTPK
- a CDS encoding ornithine cyclodeaminase family protein codes for the protein MEPARELLYLSREDIEGIGLSTARIVEAVEDSLVQKESGNVEMPPKPGIHTRPGAFIHAMPAYIRTTGAAGLKWVGGYPGNSARGLPYITGLMILNDPESGVPLAVMDATWITAIRTGAATAVSARHLARRDSRTAAILGCGVQGRSNLEALKVVLPELRDIRVYDVRLEAAHAFARECVKRHELSCTVCASPRQAVRTADVVVTAGPMPSPPAPVIEPDWLADGVFVCVLDFDAYVTPAAFHAADLLVTDDVAQFDYYRSVGYFKGLPPVLSELSDVVRGRGGRRREEQRIISVNLGLGAEDVATAQLIYTSALDQGAGTVLPL